One window of the Acinonyx jubatus isolate Ajub_Pintada_27869175 chromosome A2, VMU_Ajub_asm_v1.0, whole genome shotgun sequence genome contains the following:
- the LOC128314937 gene encoding uncharacterized protein LOC128314937, which produces MGVERKREERKKGKGIPLGSRAPFSLSTLAKGRTFLKWMRDPMGSQPSKPGWAPRQADYSSSGPRLDQALWGRRIRRRERKRVERSQLNILPTPFLYPQEIKCSWVLGCHSDCHTKNLGGKTPRGHEEAICSQLWEAGGGGRTRGWGSESPGEKKLREACQGRWCRGAWNLPCPPPLLPVIQKKNGWRPPQLWCGCSQIPGPPSGDQLGSCELPSVHRGRTSMWIFFFFLNFQFHLRTRHYLGQCTGLTPLKSFLKLRKGPGLTDQPLPPPPWLHTERSTYPGLWGGGWIGFNPPQREPAARFSSLQLL; this is translated from the coding sequence ATGggagtggagaggaagagggaagagagaaagaaggggaaagggattCCACTGGGATCCAGGGCACCATTTAGCCTTAGCACTCTGGCCAAAGGAAGAACCTTCCTCAAATGGATGAGGGACCCAATGGGGAGCCAGCCCAGCAAGCCAGGATGGGCACCCAGACAGGCAGACTACTCTTCTAGTGGACCAAGGCTGGATCAGGCCCTGTGGGGGAGGAGGatcagaagaagggaaaggaagagggtaGAAAGGTCCCAGTTGAACatactccccacccccttcctgtaTCCCCAGGAAATAAAGTGCAGCTGGGTTCTTGGTTGCCATAGTGACTGCCACACaaagaatttggggggaaaaacaccCCGGGGGCATGAAGAAGCAATTTGCTCTCAGCtctgggaggcagggggtggagggaggacacGGGGATGGGGATCGGAATCTCCTGGGGAGAAAAAGTTAAGAGAGGCCTGCCAGGGTAGGTGGTGTCGGGGAGCCTGGAACCTTCCATGCCCCCCCCCACTTCTACCAGTGATCCAAAAGAAGAATGGGTGGAGGCCCCCCCAGCTCTGGTGTGGGTGCTCCCAAATCCCAGGCCCCCCTTCCGGGGACCAACTGGGCAGCTGTGAGCTCCCCAGTGTCCACAGGGGCAGGACCtccatgtggattttttttttttttttgaatttccaATTCCACCTCAGGACAAGGCACTATCTGGGGCAGTGCACAGGCCTGACACCCCTCAAATCCTTCCTCAAACTCAGGAAAGGGCCCGGCCTCACtgaccagcccctcccccctcctccttggCTACACACAGAGAGGTCTACATATCCcgggctgtggggaggagggtggattGGATTTAACCCCCCCCAGAGGGAACCTGCAGCCCGGTTTTCCTCCCTCCAGCTTCTCTAA